The genomic region TGTATTTATAGTCTCCTATAAATAATGCCTTTAAACTTCTATCATATCTCCTAAAATCAAAGTTTCTATCTCTTGACAACATCCTATCAAACGAGTGGAGTGGTCTTTGATGTTCTGCCAATGCAAAGCCACGTCCCCCCTGCTCTAGAATTTTCAATATACTTACTGCTTGATTCTGAATCCATATACTGGTATCCTTAACATCTAGTATCTCGAGTATAGTTGGGAATAAATCATGTGTTTGAACAATTCCATCATATTTTCTTCCAGCGGGAAATAGTTTAGGATACCTTATTATTAACGGTACATGTAGTACAGGTTGATAGAGATTTAGAGAATGCGCAATATATGGTGGATAATGTTCGCCCTGCTCATCTCCATGGTCGCTCGTAATAATAAGCATGGTATCGTCAATTAAATTGCTCTCCTCAAGATAGTTGAAGAGTATTCCCAGTCTTTCATCTAATGCTGCAGTAACTCCATCATATAATTTTCTATGTATATCCCACATATCCCTTGAAACATGAACTTTACCCATCCTAATATCCCATACATTTGGATAAAGAGACTCCATCTCCTCAAGACTAATATCTTTATAAAACTTTGCCCTAAATTTTCTGGGAGGAAAATAGGGTCTATGCGGCTCCAAACAGTTTATAAACATAAAGAAAGGCTTATCCCTAT from Candidatus Desulfofervidus auxilii harbors:
- a CDS encoding sulfatase, translated to MHCYGYLKNTTPNIDRIAREGMVFTRCISPGSWTLPSHASIFTGRYIYGHGVGQSHTYFQREKYTLTEILKSLGYRTVGMCNSGHWWCMYGIGYHRGFDVYYRVPFTSLEDWVETGSEKHMRIAVKWLKNNRDKPFFMFINCLEPHRPYFPPRKFRAKFYKDISLEEMESLYPNVWDIRMGKVHVSRDMWDIHRKLYDGVTAALDERLGILFNYLEESNLIDDTMLIITSDHGDEQGEHYPPYIAHSLNLYQPVLHVPLIIRYPKLFPAGRKYDGIVQTHDLFPTILEILDVKDTSIWIQNQAVSILKILEQGGRGFALAEHQRPLHSFDRMLSRDRNFDFRRYDRSLKALFIGDYKYIWASNGEDELYNLKKDPLEKNDIAEENKDIVDDMRKKLMAVLHKLEHRNLGDYVTGDDENIKLLERLDYIRTPRGYYTGMLGMTV